The Prunus dulcis chromosome 5, ALMONDv2, whole genome shotgun sequence genomic sequence TAgttattttctatattttatttttgttaaatatgatagtctaaattacaacGGAAAGAAGTTTCTCACATACACACTATCAATGTGCTATGGGAATTTGAATATAAGATAATTAGTATAAAagttaagatttttttttttttttccaactggACAAGTCCCGTTGATAATGAGATATTTTTAATGgtaaaaacaaattggaattttctttGAACTTGTGTTTTTTGGTTGGAGCCCACCACACGTAAGATGCTAACTTGTCACTCCTTAAAATCTCTTCTGCCGTTGAGTAGTACAACTAAACaaaaaactatataaaaaaaatttaaaaaaattagtaattccattaagaaaaagggcaaaataCTGACATGAAAAAGACATCCAAAAGAAGGACCCTTGTAAAACAACATATATTTataactattaaaaaaaaaaaatcaattaatttcACATCCTGAAAACCTAGCTCACTAAgaactcaaaaacaaaaagagaatcCATGGTATCACTACATCAAGTGGTACAAGAAGACTGTGAGAGATCAAAACTCTCTACCAACTCGGGAATAGGAAACTTCCACCATAACACTTCATGGAAGTCCAATGCGTCTACCATTCACCCCATGACCTCGAAGCACCAGTTAACAGTAGattcaacaaaatcaatttCTATACCCCTCAGCACTACTAGTGCACAAAAAGGaggttttatttgttttctggtcTTAGAGCATCTACATTGGAAGGGTATATAATGAggtgtatgttaaatatacatCCTTTGTGATCGGAATCACCCGTAATGGAGAGGTGTAAACGAGTGTAAATTTGCATCACCACTATGAAATGCAAATTTAGATGCACATATACATCTTTTTTTACATCTCTTGTAGGTGGGACCTACATGAgaaaatgtgaagaaaaaaaaaagtagacaAAAGTGGGAcctacaacaaaaaaagtgaaaaaaatcaattatacaTATTTAGATTTACATTTTTCCCACTGGAGCAAAAATTACATTTACAACTCCCAGAGATGTAAAAGTAACTTTACATCCCTAAAAATACACCTTCTTATTGTGAATGCTCTTAATCGTCCCAAGATTATTTAATTGTAATCATCCTCGTCTGGTCTGCTTTTAATATTAAACTCCTCAAGGTGGGTTCCATCCACATCGCAAAGCTGCTTTAccattataaataattttataattaagaaCGAATGTTGTATGCAAATTACTAGGTAATATTATCATAAACAAATGTAAATTAATTAGGGTTGATTAAACAATGACACGTGAGTCCATGTGAAGAGGGTCCTCCATGTTTCAGTAAACAACTCCATATCTGGCTTTGGCCTGGGATTATATCATCATCTATATGTATCCTTTGAATGCCAAGAAGACATCCTTTAAACTTTTCCTTTACTTGAATTTTGTCGTGCATCATGTCCCATCCAAATATAAAACAACTCTAtcttaattataataataacaacAGGATTTGTAAATTTGTTATATTAATCCACAGATGACCTTGTTTTGGACAATTGTTATATATGGACAGGCCTGAATAATTCTTCCCTAGAACTGAAATGTTGCTTCAGTCGTTGTTATACAAGATGCTCTTGAATTTAATTGTTGAAAAAGTCTAGCGGGAGTTACCTCAGTAGTTGTGGCCCTTCCCTTCCtaatgtaaccaaaaaaatcgAATTGTTGAAAAACACACTTCATAAAATTTCTTGGAACACCTGTTTACCTTTTTGCACCCAACAATAAAGTTTAAAAAGAACAATTGATGCAAAAGACTACTAGTATAGtagtttggagtatttacttcTCCAGGCAAGATTTTGAGTTCGAATTCTAATATCCGTGTAGTAtatgtgagtttaatatactATCGTCTCTCTCAATAGGAATGattcttaaaataaataataataaaaaaaacaattgataTTCAATTTCACTATTCGACCAACaattgatatttatatatacagatTCAGAAGTTCCCCTtattcccaaaaaaaagaaaaagaaagaagatttgGTAAGGCGATGTTTCAAGTTTTATCAAAGCAATTCTTAGTGCTGCCTTTAATACTAGTAGTAATTGTAGTCCCTCTCTACATCTCATTCAATTTTAGAGAACCCAAACCAGCAGAAATCAGTTCTTCTCAGTCTGAAGAAACCCCAATGGCCACCAACGCTTTTGGTGTGAAGGTTGAAAATAATCCCGCTCAATCCAAACTCACCGAGCTTGGAGTCACAGCATGGCCCAAGTATGTTGCTCTTCACCTTCCCTTTCTCTCATCTTTACTCTAAGTTTATAGGGTTTGAATTGATGTATATTTTGATGGCAACATATCTTTGTTTCTATTATATGATTTTCGTTATTTACCAAGACTTGAAAAATGATGCCTTTAGAGGTTTTCCCTGAGGATTGGGTGATGGGTATGTTTGGTTTTACTGGTGAGAAAATCGTTTGTGGTTTTCCGGGATGTTTGTAGAAAATCAGACCCTTCAGTTACTTGGTAAAGCCATGGATCATCAAAAGAGTCTATGAATATGATAGATCCAGAGATGGATGGTGGAAGATGCACATTTGAGACTACTCTATCAAATTATTTGATCGGTTTCTCAGGAGCATAGAGAGTAGGAGTGAAATTCCACTTCTCACAGTCTATGTAATCTCGTTATTGCTTCATTTTCGTGTTGTTTGTGGACAAGAAGCATGATATATCACATCCCAGCTGTTTGCCGGACAAAGTCAGGGTataatcaattccaaataTAATTCAATAGGGATGAGTGCAGAGGAAAGTTTGATAAACAGAGGGAAAGTTGAGAgagaatttttgttgtttagaACTGATTTATTTCATTcacaaataaatcaataacAATGCATGGTTTTTATACATAGctaactaaaactaaaaaagacTAGCAATTGATACCTAAGCATTGACTAGTCCTGAATTAGAGGCTTTCCTTTACTGAGGCTCCTTATGAATCTATGTATGGATGAGCAGCTGATTTGGCAGCACCTTAGTTTCCTTATTTACTAGTACTGTAAGCAGCTCTAGTTTTGTCAGTGATCTTGttaatgctttgtttttttatgttgtttgtgGACAAGAAGCATGGTAGATCAATCCTAGCAATAGATCCTTAAAGTGGTGGGTTATACTCTTTTCCCCGAGAAGGTCATagatcaaataagaaaatataggTTGGTCGTGAGTTTATCTAAGAAGCTAATGAGTGCCAAGATTCTCTTTTCTTGATGAGGTACGTGGCATGACTGCAAGTATGTGGATTTGGTTGGTGCTCTGAGGACAGCCTTCTTCATTGTGTCTCAACTCTTGTTCCTCAATCTGGAAGACTCCGTACACGCTTTTTCTTCGTTCTTGTTTTTCACTTGTTTAAAATGCATGGATAGTTAGTTGTACTGGTGTACTGTGTTTTTCTTGAATAAAACTTCTTATTCATCACGTTAATTTcttaaacagaaaaaaagtGTGGGAATTCACGAATTGATGTGACTTATTATGGAAAAAGAATAGGAGCCTGGTACCtgcaaaatttatatttagttTGTATTCATTTTAGATGGATGTTCAGATAGATGTTGATTAGAGGAGATTTTCTTGTTTATGTTCTAGACCCTGTTATTCTTTTGCAATGATCTTATTTTGAATTCATTTACAGGTGGTCATGTGGTCCAAGCAAATTCCCATGGTCATTCACTGCCACAGAGACTATGTATCTGTTGGAGGGCAAAGTGATTGTCCAAGTAGATGGGCATGAAGGATCTTTCACAATTGGGGCTGGTGATTTGGCTGTGTTCCCAAAAGGCATGAAGGTCACTTGGGATGTCCTTGAAGCTGTAAACAAGCATTATAGCTTGGAAAAGTAAAGGGTCTTATCTTTCAATTGCTGCTGGTTAAGCATGCTATCTATCAGCCAgattgtattattatttttaacttGAACAACGGAATATTAGTAAGAGAAAttctagcaaccttctctctaaccttctcttttggaccttaTCTCTTCTCTTCATGACAAATGTCattttccttacacttaaaacaatgtcattaatgcatcacacaagttagtttttgttttccaagtttaccattttaaaatgtataggcttttatatttcctttaatttattcaaattttattacaacttctttagcacattattaaaaattaaataagaaaaacttagaatttaaaaataaaaataaaaacatttgttacatgacattgttatcatctttattttgtttttaataaaacaCACGttttctttggaaaaaaaaatttacaaaaattaaaaacttaagtttttattttcttatttaattttttaacaaggtgataagaaagttgtaaaaaaattagcttgttattaaaataaattaatacatttaaaaaggataaacttggaaaacaaaaattagtttgtgtgatgcattaatgacattgttttaagtgtaaggaaagtgacacttgtcatgagaagaagagagaatgtccaaaagagaaggttagagagaaggttgttAGTACTCCCCTATTAGTAATATATGTCGTATTCGTACGTGTTTTGCACCTTGCAACGCTGAATGAATAGAtactaaattaaaattaacccTTTAATGAAAAACTTGTTTTAAAGTAGAAtgggtgaagcccacatagtCAAAAGGTGAATAGTGATGATTGGGTAGAAACATCATTATGTCTTTTCTTTTACTCACGGGTGCCATTTActatgcctataaataggcaacCCTCCCGCCTGCAAagatgtaaaaaaaataaaagagagaagaggaagagaaggaagaaagagggtgagtgagtggagagaaagagagcagagagaaattctcctagagagaaaattcagtgagccacacatattgtaaacactaaagttgtagccctattattttatatagtgaaaagttactgctgctgctctccgaggacgtaggcatagccgaatctcgttaaatgctgtgtctcatctactttacgtgcagctcaatattcgtACATATcccagttcattttataacacgttatcagcacgaattcgCTTTCAAAAATACCAGCTGAATTCTCTTATGAAACTCAGATCTCTTAATTATCAGATGGATCATCCCATCTCTGATGACCCCAAAAATCCCcacttctccctctcctcCACGATCATGATAACAATCCTATCCAACGGTCACAAA encodes the following:
- the LOC117628047 gene encoding uncharacterized protein LOC117628047, whose product is MFQVLSKQFLVLPLILVVIVVPLYISFNFREPKPAEISSSQSEETPMATNAFGVKVENNPAQSKLTELGVTAWPKWSCGPSKFPWSFTATETMYLLEGKVIVQVDGHEGSFTIGAGDLAVFPKGMKVTWDVLEAVNKHYSLEK